A single region of the Deinococcus malanensis genome encodes:
- a CDS encoding sigma-70 family RNA polymerase sigma factor: protein MTRAPRRSPRAKAAALPVETVEDPRPTPLAEELPVTEEPSPEDLLEEEIPDINPDTDDLEAEVAEKDEPFEFDIADLPATVTMDPVRQYLQEIGRVPLLTVAEEIELARRMETGQDALKRLGDELDLDERQRRLLQRTVEDGEQAKQQLIEANLRLVVSIAKKYANRGMSLLDLIQEGNSGLIRGAEKFEYRRGFKFSTYATWWIRQAVNRSLADQSRNIRIPVHMVETMNKVMRTSRQLGQELGRDASSEEIAEAMGPGWDKARVEETLSLTRDTISLATPVGDEGDSSYGDFIPDDLRESPLSRASTVLMGEELERMLALLDPREALVLRLRKGLSDGREHTLEEVGKHFGVTRERIRQIENKALRKMKYHQSQRRSLRDYLED from the coding sequence ATGACACGTGCACCCCGTCGCTCCCCACGCGCCAAAGCCGCGGCTCTTCCTGTGGAAACTGTCGAAGACCCGCGCCCCACCCCGCTGGCTGAAGAGTTACCGGTCACCGAGGAACCCAGCCCAGAGGACCTTCTCGAGGAAGAGATCCCGGATATAAACCCCGATACGGACGACCTTGAAGCCGAGGTGGCGGAGAAGGACGAGCCGTTCGAATTTGATATTGCGGACCTTCCGGCTACGGTCACGATGGACCCGGTGCGGCAGTACCTGCAGGAAATCGGGCGGGTGCCTCTGCTGACGGTGGCTGAGGAGATTGAGCTTGCCCGGCGCATGGAAACCGGACAGGACGCCTTGAAGCGTCTGGGCGACGAGCTTGATCTCGACGAGCGTCAGCGTCGATTGCTGCAGCGGACCGTGGAAGACGGTGAGCAGGCCAAGCAGCAGCTGATCGAGGCGAACCTCCGCCTGGTGGTCAGCATTGCCAAGAAGTATGCCAACCGCGGCATGAGCCTGCTGGACCTGATTCAGGAAGGCAACAGCGGCCTGATCCGTGGTGCGGAAAAATTCGAGTACCGGCGTGGCTTCAAGTTTTCCACATACGCCACGTGGTGGATCCGGCAGGCCGTCAACCGGTCGCTGGCGGACCAGTCCCGCAACATCCGGATTCCGGTGCATATGGTTGAGACCATGAACAAGGTCATGCGGACCTCGCGTCAGCTGGGACAGGAACTGGGCCGCGACGCCTCATCGGAAGAAATTGCCGAAGCCATGGGCCCCGGATGGGACAAGGCCAGGGTAGAGGAGACCCTGAGCCTCACGCGGGACACCATCAGTCTGGCGACACCAGTCGGTGACGAGGGCGACTCGTCCTACGGCGATTTCATCCCCGATGACCTCAGGGAGTCGCCGCTGTCGCGCGCCAGCACAGTGTTGATGGGCGAGGAACTTGAGCGGATGCTGGCGCTGCTTGACCCCCGGGAGGCGCTGGTGCTGCGGCTCAGGAAAGGACTCTCCGACGGCCGCGAACACACGCTGGAAGAGGTCGGCAAGCACTTCGGCGTCACGCGCGAGCGTATCCGGCAGATCGAGAACAAGGCCCTGCGCAAAATGAAATACCACCAGAGCCAGCGCCGGAGTCTACGAGACTACCTCGAAGACTGA
- a CDS encoding alginate O-acetyltransferase, with protein sequence MTEFANDQLVSGPSPARPRLRSWPGVFLLVTMALGAGLTLAPREARMLPEGQNVVQGEWAQAFEKNLDANTLFRQTGVDLWGLVNYALFREGRPGVVIGEDGWLFTTEEFQYVPDEAAETQRKLSYIKEVQARLQASGAQLVVAVVPAKARIYEEYLGRYQLPSYTRNRYTTFVSALQREGVPVTDLLPALQSAKQRGAVFLRTDTHWTPFGAEVAATAIARTAASLNPELPQTEFQTTDAGRTSHAGDLLNYVPLGPLQDRIGPRPDTLVRRTTQQTRAGSGEALLADDSQESDLLGGDAIPVVLVGTSYSASENWNFSGALKQALQSDVLNVAREGKGPILPMTGYLAGQELAESPPELVVWEIPERFIPVSYDPKADSPNPHTP encoded by the coding sequence ATGACTGAATTTGCCAACGATCAGCTTGTCTCCGGTCCTTCCCCCGCCCGGCCACGCCTGAGGTCCTGGCCCGGGGTGTTCCTGCTGGTCACGATGGCCCTCGGAGCGGGGCTGACCCTCGCCCCCCGTGAAGCGCGCATGCTGCCGGAAGGCCAGAACGTCGTCCAGGGGGAGTGGGCTCAGGCCTTTGAGAAGAACCTGGATGCAAACACCCTCTTCCGGCAGACCGGAGTGGACCTCTGGGGACTGGTCAACTATGCGTTATTCAGGGAGGGCCGCCCAGGCGTCGTGATCGGGGAGGACGGCTGGCTGTTCACCACCGAGGAATTCCAGTACGTCCCTGATGAAGCCGCCGAGACGCAGAGGAAATTGTCGTACATCAAGGAAGTTCAGGCGCGGCTGCAGGCTTCCGGAGCGCAGCTTGTGGTGGCGGTGGTACCGGCCAAGGCCAGGATTTACGAGGAGTATCTGGGGCGCTACCAGCTGCCGTCGTACACCCGCAACCGTTACACCACCTTCGTGTCGGCCCTGCAGCGGGAAGGAGTGCCCGTCACCGACCTGCTGCCAGCCTTGCAGTCGGCAAAACAGCGCGGCGCCGTGTTTCTGCGGACCGATACCCATTGGACCCCTTTCGGCGCTGAAGTGGCTGCCACTGCGATTGCCCGCACTGCCGCGTCCCTGAACCCTGAGTTACCGCAGACCGAATTTCAGACCACTGACGCGGGACGCACCAGCCATGCTGGCGATCTGCTCAACTACGTCCCGCTGGGTCCCCTGCAAGACCGCATTGGCCCCAGGCCTGACACGCTGGTTCGCCGCACGACCCAGCAGACCCGGGCAGGCAGTGGGGAGGCCCTGCTGGCAGACGACAGCCAGGAGAGCGATTTGCTTGGAGGCGACGCCATTCCCGTGGTGCTGGTCGGAACCAGTTACAGCGCCAGTGAGAACTGGAACTTTTCCGGAGCGCTCAAGCAGGCCCTGCAGAGTGACGTGCTGAATGTGGCCCGCGAAGGCAAGGGCCCAATACTCCCCATGACCGGATACCTGGCCGGTCAGGAACTGGCTGAAAGTCCGCCGGAACTCGTCGTCTGGGAAATTCCGGAACGGTTCATCCCCGTAAGCTACGATCCCAAGGCAGACAGCCCGAATCCCCATACCCCCTGA
- a CDS encoding MBOAT family O-acyltransferase: MVFSSNVFLFVFLPLFLIVYYLLPFRARSAWILLASYGLYGWWRFDFLWLLIGVTAVSYLLALAIESARQPHRRWLLIAGVAANLCTLAYFKYANFGVESFNAVIASLGFQPFSWAPVLLPIGLSFFVFHAISYLADVYKKEVAATQHPLDFAAFIALFPHLIAGPVLKYHLLADQFRHRDHTFENFSLGAQRFMVGFCKKVLIADSISPLVTAAFASPDPTFADAWLGALAYTLQLYFDFSGYSDMAIGLAAMMGFRFPENFNHPYISRSITEFWKRWHMSLSSWLREYLYIALGGNRRGRGRTYLNLWLTMVLGGLWHGANWTFVLWGAWHGSILATERYLGERKLWSPVAPVLSITGTMVLVVLGWVMFRAADVGEAFRIYQGMLGLNGWGLSDALSWQVTGSQLTVMMLAGVLVYVAPSWEQWAARTRATVGQRLQTTAYLAVAPLFLLAVLKLSAQSYTPFLYFQF, translated from the coding sequence GTGGTCTTCAGCAGCAATGTGTTCCTGTTCGTGTTCCTGCCCCTGTTCCTGATCGTCTACTACCTGTTGCCGTTCCGGGCGCGCAGTGCCTGGATTCTGCTGGCCAGTTATGGACTGTACGGCTGGTGGCGGTTCGACTTCCTGTGGCTGCTGATCGGCGTGACTGCCGTGAGTTATCTTCTGGCGCTCGCGATCGAATCGGCGCGGCAGCCGCATCGGCGCTGGCTGCTGATCGCAGGCGTGGCGGCCAACCTTTGTACCCTGGCGTATTTCAAGTATGCCAACTTCGGCGTGGAAAGCTTCAACGCGGTCATCGCCTCGCTCGGCTTCCAGCCGTTCAGCTGGGCTCCGGTACTGCTGCCGATCGGCCTGTCCTTTTTCGTCTTCCACGCCATCTCATACCTGGCAGACGTCTACAAGAAGGAAGTCGCCGCGACCCAGCATCCCCTGGACTTCGCGGCCTTTATCGCGCTGTTTCCCCACCTGATCGCCGGCCCGGTCCTCAAATACCATCTGCTGGCCGATCAGTTCCGCCACCGCGACCATACCTTCGAGAATTTCAGCCTGGGTGCGCAGCGCTTCATGGTGGGCTTTTGCAAGAAAGTGCTGATCGCCGACAGCATCAGCCCGCTGGTGACGGCCGCTTTCGCGTCGCCAGACCCCACATTTGCTGACGCGTGGCTGGGTGCGCTGGCGTACACGCTGCAGCTGTACTTCGACTTCTCGGGCTACAGCGACATGGCCATCGGTCTGGCCGCCATGATGGGCTTCCGCTTTCCTGAAAATTTCAACCACCCCTATATCAGCCGGTCCATCACGGAATTCTGGAAACGTTGGCACATGAGCCTGTCGTCGTGGCTGCGCGAATACCTGTATATCGCCCTCGGGGGAAACCGCCGGGGGCGGGGACGGACCTACCTCAACCTGTGGCTGACCATGGTCCTTGGAGGCCTGTGGCATGGTGCCAACTGGACCTTCGTCCTGTGGGGGGCGTGGCATGGCAGCATCCTGGCCACCGAACGCTACCTCGGCGAGCGCAAGCTCTGGAGCCCGGTGGCTCCGGTCCTCAGCATCACGGGGACCATGGTGCTGGTGGTGCTGGGCTGGGTCATGTTCCGGGCCGCGGACGTCGGCGAAGCCTTCCGTATCTACCAGGGCATGCTGGGCCTGAACGGCTGGGGCCTGAGTGACGCCCTGTCATGGCAGGTAACCGGCAGCCAGCTGACTGTGATGATGCTGGCCGGGGTGCTGGTGTACGTGGCGCCGTCCTGGGAACAGTGGGCGGCCAGGACCCGTGCCACCGTCGGGCAGCGGCTGCAGACTACCGCCTACCTTGCCGTGGCTCCGCTGTTCCTGCTGGCGGTCCTCAAGCTGAGTGCGCAGTCCTACACCCCGTTTCTGTACTTTCAGTTCTGA
- a CDS encoding erythromycin esterase family protein — translation MKPVSLTLRTTALVLSGLAAACSAQSNQSGANQPGVSQSAPRPSALAAAVRAVAIPVTDQPRSLDPLIRRAGQASFVLLGEASHGTYEFYRTRAAITQRLISEHGFDAVVIEGDWPETQRVNRFVRTQGADRTPEQALSGFQRFPTWMWRNTVVRDFVGWLRTTNATRKNDSKVGFYGMDLYSLAGSRQEVIRALTTLDPALAARTRTRYACLAAIDPSMQDTSVPAATGGPEACERNVTAVFDDVRRLTAERRRQAGAATEALFGLEQNARVVKNAVAYERTAMDMFSGASSWNVRDQHMFETVQAIRSHLGADARIVIWAHNSHLGDARATEMGRRGELNVGQLIRQRYGPAALLVGFTTHTGTVMAATEWGAPGRVMQVRPSLEGSYERLFHDTGIPNFLLDLSRGPQGLQQERLERAIGVQYLPASERSSHYFQTNLPRQFDMVLHFDTTRALQPLTPAPR, via the coding sequence ATGAAGCCGGTATCCCTGACGCTCCGCACCACGGCCCTCGTTCTGTCTGGTCTTGCTGCCGCCTGCTCGGCACAGTCAAATCAATCAGGGGCCAATCAGCCGGGCGTCAGTCAGTCAGCGCCCAGGCCGTCTGCGCTGGCTGCAGCCGTTAGGGCCGTGGCGATCCCGGTCACGGATCAACCACGTTCCCTTGACCCACTGATCCGGCGGGCTGGTCAGGCCAGCTTTGTGCTGCTTGGGGAGGCTTCCCACGGCACATACGAGTTCTATCGCACGCGCGCAGCGATCACGCAGCGCCTGATCTCCGAGCATGGGTTCGATGCGGTGGTCATCGAAGGAGACTGGCCAGAGACCCAGCGTGTCAACCGTTTCGTCAGGACCCAGGGCGCGGACCGGACACCTGAGCAGGCCCTCTCGGGCTTCCAGCGCTTTCCGACCTGGATGTGGCGAAACACGGTGGTGCGTGACTTCGTGGGCTGGCTGAGAACAACCAACGCCACCCGCAAGAATGACAGCAAGGTGGGCTTTTATGGCATGGACCTGTACAGCCTGGCAGGTTCGCGGCAGGAGGTCATTAGGGCACTGACAACACTGGACCCGGCCCTTGCGGCGCGGACCCGGACCCGGTACGCCTGTCTGGCAGCGATCGACCCCAGCATGCAGGACACCTCTGTCCCCGCAGCCACGGGCGGTCCGGAGGCCTGCGAGCGCAACGTCACCGCTGTCTTTGATGATGTGCGCCGCCTGACGGCGGAACGCCGCCGACAGGCAGGTGCGGCCACCGAGGCGCTGTTTGGCCTGGAACAGAATGCCCGGGTGGTCAAGAATGCCGTGGCCTACGAACGCACGGCCATGGACATGTTCAGTGGAGCGTCCTCCTGGAACGTTCGCGATCAGCACATGTTCGAGACCGTGCAGGCCATTCGGTCGCACCTGGGCGCCGACGCCAGGATAGTGATCTGGGCGCACAACTCCCACCTGGGTGACGCCCGCGCCACCGAAATGGGCCGGCGTGGCGAACTGAACGTGGGCCAGCTGATCCGGCAGCGCTACGGCCCGGCGGCCCTGCTGGTGGGCTTTACGACCCACACCGGGACGGTCATGGCGGCCACCGAGTGGGGCGCACCTGGCCGAGTCATGCAGGTCCGGCCCTCTCTGGAAGGCAGTTACGAGCGTCTGTTCCACGATACCGGGATTCCCAACTTTCTGCTCGATCTGAGCCGTGGCCCTCAGGGCCTGCAGCAGGAGCGCCTGGAGCGGGCCATCGGCGTCCAGTATCTGCCGGCCAGCGAGCGCAGCAGTCACTATTTCCAGACCAACCTGCCCAGGCAGTTCGACATGGTGCTGCACTTCGATACCACCCGGGCCCTGCAACCCCTGACCCCCGCTCCCCGCTAG
- a CDS encoding alginate O-acetyltransferase AlgF: MKKICLFLALAGASCASAQSDGLYAPEPPADSAYVRIVNVTGALATARIGNKSYSVKNAASSPYLVIPQGSPKLSAGRTSQTLNVAAGHYYTVALTGTASAPKIVVFDDPTNTNRAKALIVLYNLSSRPGVNLKTADGKTAVIPGVVASRLGSRAVNGIKISLAAFQGTRPLATFKDVQLERSAAYSVVVTNKGAFWTRSTTSTR; encoded by the coding sequence GTGAAGAAAATCTGCCTGTTTTTAGCCCTTGCTGGGGCGTCGTGCGCCAGTGCCCAGAGCGACGGATTGTATGCACCTGAACCGCCTGCCGACTCGGCCTATGTCCGGATCGTGAACGTGACTGGAGCACTGGCCACAGCGCGGATCGGCAACAAAAGCTATTCGGTGAAAAACGCTGCGTCCAGCCCATACCTGGTGATTCCCCAGGGGAGTCCCAAGCTCTCTGCCGGCCGCACCAGCCAGACACTGAATGTCGCGGCCGGGCATTACTACACTGTTGCGCTGACCGGCACCGCGAGCGCCCCCAAGATTGTCGTGTTCGACGATCCGACCAACACGAACCGGGCCAAAGCCCTGATCGTGCTGTACAACCTGAGCAGCCGTCCGGGAGTGAACCTGAAGACGGCTGACGGAAAAACAGCGGTCATTCCGGGAGTCGTGGCCAGCCGCCTGGGCAGCCGGGCCGTCAACGGCATCAAGATCAGTCTGGCTGCCTTTCAGGGAACCAGGCCCCTCGCGACATTCAAAGACGTCCAGCTGGAGCGGAGCGCCGCCTATTCGGTGGTCGTGACCAACAAGGGAGCCTTCTGGACCCGGAGCACCACAAGCACCAGATAG
- a CDS encoding YqjF family protein yields the protein MTLPWVMQMDWQDLVFLHWPVPALVLAPHLPASVELDLWDGQAWLSIVAFQVTNFRPRGAPLGLKFGQVNLRTYVQAGGIPAIWTFSLDAGQALAVLGARVGYQLPYHQADVSLQSETDWLEFRSVRSSNRTLSCKLQYRPVGPARPAQAGTLEHWLTERRALFTVGWGQRLWRADVEHEPWPLQQAQVRQLRTSLPDQVGAVLPGSPLAHYSQFVHVRGWLPQDVREVRARQPE from the coding sequence ATGACGCTTCCGTGGGTAATGCAGATGGACTGGCAAGATCTCGTGTTCCTGCACTGGCCGGTGCCAGCCTTGGTGCTGGCACCACACCTGCCGGCCAGCGTCGAACTCGACCTGTGGGATGGTCAGGCCTGGCTGTCCATCGTTGCCTTTCAGGTCACAAACTTCCGGCCCCGTGGAGCGCCACTCGGCCTGAAGTTCGGGCAGGTCAATCTGCGGACCTACGTTCAGGCGGGTGGAATCCCGGCCATCTGGACCTTCAGCCTGGACGCGGGTCAGGCGCTTGCCGTCCTGGGAGCCCGGGTGGGGTATCAATTGCCTTATCACCAGGCCGATGTGTCCCTGCAGTCAGAGACGGATTGGCTGGAATTCCGGAGCGTGCGCAGCAGCAACCGCACTCTGAGCTGCAAGCTTCAGTACAGGCCGGTCGGCCCCGCCCGCCCTGCACAGGCAGGGACGCTGGAGCACTGGCTGACCGAGCGGCGCGCCCTGTTCACGGTGGGCTGGGGGCAGAGGCTGTGGCGGGCAGACGTGGAGCATGAGCCATGGCCCCTACAGCAGGCACAGGTGCGCCAGTTGCGCACTTCCCTGCCCGATCAGGTGGGCGCCGTGCTGCCTGGATCACCGCTGGCCCACTACTCGCAGTTTGTCCACGTCCGGGGCTGGTTGCCACAGGACGTCCGGGAGGTCCGTGCCCGCCAGCCGGAATAG
- a CDS encoding alginate O-acetyltransferase AlgX-related protein, protein MPSCPSHANEVIVGKSGWLYYTYDTTESLDIGVSLNLIRGVERALARNGTRLVVLVTSMKARIYPEYLPAGFKIPQAVGARYSRTIKFMRANRILAPDLSAAFRSSPRRVADIPLYFRQDTHWSPKGGTEAARTLAAYLGTQPSLLKGVPGVNYALVETKPGPMKGDLYKLLLAQGKTVPVADKHYGLELTRATGSADLLGDEAPGIALVGSSYSAQWLGFPNALRFALKKDVFDLSVPADRGQWHGLETYLHDDAFQTSRPKILIWEMLERDLTSYPDAKWKQPRYRSNNTEWLVRSVQRG, encoded by the coding sequence GTGCCCTCCTGTCCTTCCCACGCCAACGAGGTGATCGTAGGCAAAAGTGGCTGGCTCTACTACACCTACGACACCACCGAGTCGCTGGACATCGGGGTTTCGCTGAACCTGATCCGTGGGGTCGAGCGTGCCCTGGCAAGAAATGGAACGCGTCTGGTCGTGCTGGTCACCTCCATGAAGGCGCGCATCTATCCGGAATACCTGCCGGCAGGCTTCAAGATTCCTCAGGCTGTCGGTGCAAGGTACAGCCGCACGATCAAGTTCATGCGGGCGAACAGAATCCTGGCGCCTGACCTGAGTGCCGCGTTCCGCAGCAGCCCGCGCCGGGTGGCTGATATTCCGCTGTATTTCCGGCAGGACACCCACTGGTCTCCCAAGGGTGGAACTGAGGCCGCCCGCACTCTGGCTGCCTATTTGGGCACGCAACCGTCCCTGCTTAAGGGCGTTCCAGGCGTGAACTATGCGTTGGTCGAAACAAAGCCAGGGCCTATGAAGGGAGACCTGTACAAGCTGCTGCTTGCGCAGGGCAAGACCGTCCCGGTCGCCGACAAGCACTATGGCCTGGAACTGACCCGCGCCACAGGCTCTGCGGATCTGCTGGGAGACGAAGCTCCGGGCATCGCCCTGGTCGGGAGCAGCTACTCGGCACAGTGGCTGGGGTTCCCCAATGCCCTGAGGTTCGCCCTGAAAAAAGACGTCTTCGACCTGTCGGTTCCCGCAGACCGTGGGCAGTGGCACGGGCTCGAGACCTACCTGCACGATGACGCTTTCCAGACCTCACGTCCAAAAATCCTGATCTGGGAAATGCTGGAGCGGGACCTCACGTCCTATCCGGATGCCAAATGGAAGCAGCCACGTTACCGGAGCAACAACACCGAGTGGCTCGTGCGCTCAGTTCAGCGGGGCTAG